In a genomic window of Zootoca vivipara chromosome 5, rZooViv1.1, whole genome shotgun sequence:
- the LOC118096500 gene encoding prolactin-releasing peptide receptor-like: MNLENLTSQSFLSATHSNTSSLFLGLQLVQFFKPLIIPCYSLVVFVGIIGNYLLIYVICKTKKMHNVTNFLVGNLAFSDMLMCATCVPLTLAYAFEPRGWVYGHFMCYFVFLMQPVTVFVSVFTLTVIAVDRYYTMVYPLRRRLTIRICTYILAGIWLLSCVLAAPALLRTYYAEFPELDFSICEEFWFDRKRDRLAYAYNTLIFTYVLPLAVISVSYLRISVKLKNRVVPGNVTQNQAECDRARRRKTFRLLVLVVVAFGVCWLPLHIFNVIKDIDIKLIDKQYFNLIQLLCHWFAMMSACTNAFLYAWLHDSFRGELKKMFAWPRKKIGPATNCIVASVVL, translated from the coding sequence ATGAATCTGGAGAATCTGACTTCCCAGAGCTTTCTTTCAGCAACCCACAGCAACACCAGCAGTCTCTTCCTGGGGCTCCAGCTGGTTCAGTTCTTCAAGCCGCTCATCATCCCTTGCTACTCCCTCGTGGTTTTCGTGGGCATCATTGGGAATTATCTCCTCATCTACGTTATTTGCAAGACCAAAAAGATGCACAATGTCACCAACTTCCTGGTAGGCAACCTTGCCTTTTCGGACATGCTCATgtgtgccacctgcgtccccctgaCCTTGGCGTATGCCTTTGAGCCCCGAGGCTGGGTCTACGGGCACTTCATGTGCTACTTTGTGTTCCTGATGCAGCCAGTCAcggtgtttgtgtctgtcttcaCCCTGACTGTCATTGCTGTGGACAGATACTACACTATGGTGTATCCCCTCCGCAGGAGGCTCACCATACGGATCTGCACCTATATCCTGGCTGGCATTTGGCTGCTGAGCTGTGTGCTGGCTGCCCCAGCCCTGCTGCGCACATACTATGCCGAGTTCCCAGAGCTGGACTTCTCCATCTGCGAAGAATTTTGGTTTGACAGGAAGAGAGATCGCTTAGCTTATGCCTACAACACCCTCATTTTCACCTACGTCCTGCCCTTGGCAGTCATCTCTGTCTCCTACCTGAGAATATCCGTCAAGCTGAAAAACAGAGTTGTCCCTGGCAACGTCACCCAGAACCAAGCGGAGTGCGACCGAGCCCGGAGGAGGAAGACCTTTCGCCTGCTGGTCCTGGTGGTGGTTGCTTTCGGGGTTTGCTGGCTGCCTTTGCACATCTTTAATGTGATCAAGGACATTGATATCAAGCTGATAGACAAGCAGTATTTCAATCTCATCCAGCTGCTTTGCCACTGGTTTGCTATGATGTCTGCCTGCACAAATGCATTCCTTTATGCCTGGCTGCATGACAGCTTCAGGGGGGAGCTGAAGAAAATGTTCGCCTGGCCGAGGAAAAAAATAGGACCGGCCACCAATTGCATCGTGGCTAGCGTGGTGCTGTAA
- the LOC118096519 gene encoding prolactin-releasing peptide receptor-like, which translates to MSEFFEGSGTIPSNFTPVAYNTSMNGTLMVFHGLQLVQRLKLLIILMYTGVVIIGMVGNCLLVHIILRVKKMHNVTNFLIGNLALSDVAMCMTCVPLTLAYIFEPRGWIFGSAMCYFVYFMQPVTVYISIFTLATIAVDRYIVIMHPLRRRISLQLSAYMVLFIWILSCCLALPAMAHTYYVELHRQGVILCEEFWGEQERQRQAYALCLLLVTYLFPLLAILISYFKIFLKLKNRVVPGCVTKTQADWDRARRKRTFCLLVMVVVVFGVCWLPLHTFNLIRDININAIDPYYFSLVQLVCHWFAMSSACYNPFIYAWLHDSFREELKKLVVWHRKVAPSGQSVTVSVVI; encoded by the coding sequence ATGTCTGAGTTCTTTGAAGGTTCGGGTACCATTCCATCCAACTTCACCCCAGTGGCTTACAACACGTCTATGAACGGGACCTTAATGGTTTTCCATGGTTTGCAGCTAGTGCAACGGTTGAAGCTGTTGATCATTCTGATGTACACAGGTGTGGTCATTATAGGGATGGTAGGCAACTGCCTTCTGGTTCACATCATCCTGCGTGTGAAGAAGATGCACAATGTCACCAACTTCCTCATTGGGAACTTGGCCCTTTCGGACGTGGCCATGTGCATGACCTGCGTCCCCCTGACTCTCGCCTACATTTTTGAGCCACGCGGCTGGATTTTTGGCAGCGCAATGTGCTACTTTGTCTACTTCATGCAGCCGGTCACAGTCTACATCTCCATCTTCACCTTGGCCACCATCGCCGTGGACCGGTACATAGTCATCATGCACCCCCTGCGACGCCGGATCTCTCTGCAGCTCAGTGCGTACATGGTCCTCTTCATCTGGATTCTCTCCTGCTGCTTGGCGTTACCAGCCATGGCCCACACCTATTATGTGGAGCTGCATCGACAGGGGGTCATCCTGTGCGAGGAATTCTGGGGGGAGCAAGAGCGCCAGCGACAAGCCTATGCATTGTGCCTGCTGCTGGTCACTTACCTCTTCCCTTTGCTAGCCATTCTGATCTCTTACTTCAAGATCTTTCTCAAGCTGAAGAACAGGGTTGTGCCAGGGTGTGTTACTAAGACTCAGGCAGACTGGGACAGAGCCAGGCGGAAGAGGACATTCTGCCTGCTGGTCATGGTCGTAGTGGTGTTTGGGGTGTGCTGGCTCCCCCTCCACACTTTCAATCTCATCCGGGACATTAACATAAATGCAATTGATCCTTATTATTTCAGCCTGGTCCAGCTGGTTTGCCACTGGTTTGCCATGAGTTCGGCATGCTACAACCCCTTCATATATGCCTGGCTCCATGATAGCTTTAGAGAAGAGCTTAAGAAATTAGTGGTCTGGCATAGAAAAGTCGCTCCTTCTGGGCAAAGTGTGACTGTAAGTGTTGTGAtctga